The following coding sequences lie in one Heyndrickxia oleronia genomic window:
- a CDS encoding MBL fold metallo-hydrolase: protein MKIQILGTAAAEGFPGIFCNCQHCQKARKLGGKNIRTRSSAIIDDILKIDFPPDTYHHVLTHQLDLFKVKHLLFTHTHSDHFHPRDIGMRSPGFAHNIPYPIHIYGHDVAIANCKAVLPSIEEHYHFKLIQPFNTYQIDSARVTPLLADHNPFETCLLFFIEKDGKSLFYGHDTGWFPDATWDWLMDKKIDVAILDCTNGLIPERRNHLNIEAVKDIQKIFQKNNMIHKGSQMIATHYSHNIGLMHEELEELFSPSGIKVAFDGMIIHI from the coding sequence ATGAAAATACAAATTCTCGGGACAGCTGCAGCTGAAGGATTTCCAGGTATATTTTGTAATTGTCAGCATTGCCAAAAGGCGCGCAAACTTGGCGGGAAAAATATCCGAACACGCTCTTCTGCTATCATCGATGATATACTGAAGATTGATTTTCCTCCTGATACTTATCATCATGTGTTAACCCATCAATTAGACTTATTTAAAGTTAAACATTTATTATTTACCCACACACACTCCGATCACTTTCATCCTAGAGATATTGGGATGAGATCACCAGGCTTTGCTCACAATATTCCTTATCCCATTCATATCTACGGTCACGATGTAGCAATCGCAAATTGTAAAGCAGTGCTACCAAGTATAGAAGAACATTATCATTTCAAACTTATTCAGCCATTTAACACGTATCAAATTGATTCAGCCAGGGTGACACCGTTACTAGCAGATCATAATCCATTCGAGACATGCTTATTATTTTTTATTGAAAAGGACGGAAAATCATTATTCTATGGCCATGACACTGGATGGTTTCCTGATGCTACATGGGATTGGCTAATGGATAAAAAAATTGATGTAGCGATTCTTGACTGTACAAATGGATTAATTCCAGAACGAAGAAATCATCTTAATATCGAAGCCGTTAAGGATATCCAAAAAATATTTCAAAAAAATAATATGATCCATAAAGGAAGTCAAATGATTGCCACCCATTATTCCCATAATATTGGACTTATGCATGAGGAATTAGAAGAATTATTTTCTCCAAGTGGGATTAAGGTAGCATTTGATGGAATGATTATCCATATATAA
- a CDS encoding ABC transporter substrate-binding protein, protein MKKVRWLSMLLLVFVLILVTACSNKESAGGDGKGKKKNVEIKFWTISLSPTFDDYINGIIDKFEAENPGVTVKWEDIPFENVEQKTLTAAASGQLADVMNLNTDFLKKLSAVGAILDLSEKAADVKDDYFEGVLQSGMLNDKLYALPWYLSNSGLLYNKDLLAKAGFDKPPATEDEAWKMSEVLYKKLGVYGSTIGDIHLYLPQNGVPLISEDLKSAAVNTPKALEIFKTFKKRFDDGLIPKELLLKQAQPNEWYAQEKIAWWGTGPQLYRQVKDLAPEVYDKSDAAPAILGSEGVAHVAIMNIAVAAKSKAPDEAVAFAKFMTNAESQLAFSKIVAVLPSVKAAAQDEFFTQGKDSEDPSEKGRYFAAKQLETSRDMFAPVENISEINKAINEEFQKVLLENKDPQKALDDAEAKINNLLK, encoded by the coding sequence TTGAAAAAAGTAAGATGGCTTTCGATGCTACTTCTGGTGTTTGTCCTAATTCTAGTTACAGCCTGCTCGAATAAGGAGAGTGCAGGAGGAGATGGGAAGGGGAAGAAGAAAAATGTTGAAATTAAATTCTGGACGATTTCATTAAGCCCTACATTTGATGATTATATTAATGGCATCATTGATAAGTTTGAAGCAGAAAATCCTGGAGTAACGGTCAAATGGGAAGACATTCCATTCGAGAATGTTGAACAGAAAACATTAACAGCAGCTGCTTCTGGGCAACTTGCAGATGTAATGAATTTAAATACTGACTTTTTGAAAAAGCTGTCTGCTGTTGGAGCCATTCTCGACCTTTCTGAAAAAGCGGCAGATGTAAAGGATGATTATTTTGAAGGTGTATTACAGTCAGGGATGCTGAATGATAAATTGTATGCGCTTCCATGGTATCTTTCTAACTCTGGCCTATTATACAACAAAGACCTCTTGGCAAAGGCTGGATTTGATAAGCCACCTGCAACAGAAGATGAGGCATGGAAGATGTCAGAGGTTCTTTATAAAAAGCTTGGTGTTTATGGAAGTACAATTGGAGACATCCATCTATACTTACCACAAAATGGCGTACCCCTCATTTCCGAGGATTTAAAGAGTGCAGCTGTTAATACGCCAAAAGCATTAGAAATTTTTAAGACATTTAAGAAACGATTTGATGATGGTCTTATTCCTAAGGAGCTCCTATTAAAACAAGCTCAACCTAATGAATGGTATGCTCAAGAAAAAATTGCTTGGTGGGGAACTGGACCGCAGCTTTATCGTCAAGTAAAGGATCTTGCTCCAGAGGTATACGATAAATCGGATGCAGCACCTGCTATTCTAGGTTCTGAAGGAGTTGCCCATGTTGCAATTATGAACATTGCTGTCGCAGCAAAATCTAAAGCACCAGATGAGGCAGTTGCATTCGCTAAGTTTATGACAAATGCAGAAAGTCAATTAGCATTTAGTAAAATTGTTGCTGTCCTTCCTTCAGTTAAAGCAGCAGCTCAGGACGAATTTTTTACTCAAGGAAAGGATTCGGAAGACCCGTCAGAAAAAGGACGTTATTTTGCAGCGAAACAATTAGAAACTTCAAGAGATATGTTTGCTCCAGTAGAAAATATCTCTGAGATTAATAAAGCAATTAATGAAGAATTTCAAAAAGTTCTGCTAGAAAATAAAGATCCTCAAAAAGCACTTGATGATGCGGAAGCCAAAATTAATAATCTACTAAAATAA
- a CDS encoding carbohydrate ABC transporter permease — MYKARHAWMFLIPTGILLITFSFLPALAALGLSFTNYNVFQPIEWVGLDNFIRAFKDEEFWRALKNTFYFWILVTPALVVLPIFLAILVNQKLRLIKLFRLTYYFPVLVSVVITAILWNWLFASDGIFNYLLSLVGIHPIDWLTSKGFVMISLAIVTIWQGLGYYMLFYLAGLQSVPTDLYEAAELDGANFWQKHFYITFPMLKPIIFFTAVISTMSAFKEFTLMLTMTNGGPIGASTTVVYLVFEKAFKQLDMGYASAISFILFIIILILTLLNKRSLDKAS; from the coding sequence ATGTATAAAGCAAGACATGCATGGATGTTTCTTATACCGACAGGAATTTTACTCATAACGTTTAGTTTCCTTCCAGCTCTTGCAGCCCTCGGATTGAGTTTTACGAATTATAATGTATTCCAACCAATTGAATGGGTAGGATTAGATAATTTTATTCGAGCTTTTAAAGATGAAGAATTTTGGAGAGCCTTAAAAAATACGTTTTATTTTTGGATATTAGTAACACCAGCATTAGTTGTGTTACCTATCTTTCTTGCCATATTAGTTAATCAGAAATTGCGGTTGATTAAGCTTTTTAGATTAACTTATTATTTCCCTGTACTTGTTTCTGTTGTGATAACCGCCATTTTATGGAACTGGTTATTTGCAAGTGATGGTATCTTTAATTATTTATTAAGCTTAGTTGGTATCCACCCGATTGACTGGCTTACAAGTAAAGGATTCGTAATGATCAGCTTAGCCATTGTCACTATTTGGCAAGGACTTGGTTATTATATGTTATTTTACTTGGCTGGTTTGCAGTCTGTCCCAACAGACCTATATGAAGCGGCAGAATTAGATGGAGCGAATTTTTGGCAAAAACATTTTTATATTACATTCCCCATGCTAAAACCAATTATTTTCTTCACCGCTGTGATATCGACCATGTCTGCTTTTAAAGAGTTTACCCTAATGTTGACCATGACAAATGGAGGGCCAATTGGTGCTTCTACAACGGTAGTATATCTCGTATTTGAAAAAGCGTTTAAGCAATTAGATATGGGATATGCCAGTGCCATCTCCTTTATTCTATTTATTATTATCTTAATCTTAACTCTATTAAATAAGCGATCCTTAGATAAGGCGTCATAA
- a CDS encoding carbohydrate ABC transporter permease has product MQPTQSNIHSGKDIKPYSKARKPLNKRKIIRYVVSYFFLIIVAVIMIVPFLWSASTALKGQNETIFSFPPQFIPEHITLENFVKVWNTIPIGRYLWNSTVLAFWGVVLPLLFCSLAAFPLARMNFKGKNIVFLTILGTMMIPGEVTMIPIYIILQKLHLIGSYTGVILPGAVSAFGIFLMRQAFMGIPKEIDESAIMDGASTLQIWWHIMMPMVKPMLATLAILSFIGSWNSFLWPLLVLQDPNTYPLTIGLYDLKGAFVSDTRLVSAGAIIALIPILVVFIAFQNYFIKGAYSSAVKG; this is encoded by the coding sequence ATGCAGCCTACTCAATCGAACATTCATTCAGGTAAAGATATTAAGCCATATAGCAAAGCACGAAAACCCCTTAATAAACGCAAAATCATCCGGTATGTTGTATCCTATTTCTTTCTAATTATTGTAGCAGTAATAATGATCGTGCCTTTTCTGTGGTCTGCTTCAACTGCATTAAAAGGTCAAAATGAAACAATATTTTCCTTTCCTCCACAGTTTATTCCTGAACATATTACTCTTGAAAACTTTGTGAAGGTATGGAATACAATTCCTATTGGTCGTTATCTATGGAATAGTACAGTTTTAGCTTTTTGGGGTGTTGTTTTGCCTTTATTATTTTGCTCTTTAGCAGCTTTTCCATTGGCACGAATGAATTTCAAAGGAAAAAATATCGTATTTCTCACAATACTAGGAACGATGATGATTCCTGGAGAGGTGACAATGATACCAATCTATATCATCTTGCAAAAACTTCACCTGATTGGATCATATACAGGGGTTATTTTACCAGGAGCTGTTTCGGCATTTGGAATCTTTCTGATGAGGCAAGCATTTATGGGGATTCCAAAGGAAATAGATGAGTCTGCCATTATGGATGGGGCATCAACTCTGCAAATTTGGTGGCATATTATGATGCCAATGGTCAAACCAATGTTGGCAACACTTGCGATACTAAGCTTTATCGGATCATGGAATAGTTTCTTATGGCCACTTCTCGTATTGCAGGATCCAAATACGTATCCTTTAACAATCGGACTATATGATTTGAAGGGAGCATTTGTATCAGATACGAGATTAGTATCTGCAGGAGCTATCATCGCTCTTATTCCTATTTTAGTTGTATTTATCGCATTTCAAAACTACTTTATTAAAGGTGCATACAGCAGTGCAGTAAAGGGATAA
- a CDS encoding N-acetylmannosamine-6-phosphate 2-epimerase — protein sequence MEKQTFLDLIKGKLIVSCQALEDEPLHGSEYMAKMGLAAKIGGAVAIRANGKEDIIAIKKLTGLPTIGIIKRNYSGSEIFITPTLKEVEELIESGADVITLDATARMRPNGITLHEMITFIRENSNSLVMADVSTFEEGVIAVEEGCDLISTTLSGYTSYSPKLDGPDFSLIKELTSSFDVPVVAEGRISTPEEAVMAFKQGAHSVVVGTAITRPQVLTKRFVESLEKNSLNIMS from the coding sequence ATGGAAAAACAAACATTCCTAGATTTAATCAAAGGAAAATTAATCGTATCATGTCAGGCATTAGAGGATGAACCATTACATGGTTCTGAATATATGGCGAAAATGGGTCTTGCAGCTAAAATAGGCGGTGCCGTTGCCATACGTGCAAATGGGAAAGAAGATATTATTGCAATCAAGAAATTAACAGGTCTACCAACTATCGGAATCATAAAGCGGAATTATTCGGGTAGTGAAATTTTTATTACTCCTACTCTAAAAGAAGTAGAAGAACTCATTGAATCAGGAGCGGATGTCATTACCCTTGATGCAACAGCAAGAATGAGACCGAATGGGATTACTTTACATGAAATGATTACTTTTATTAGGGAAAATAGCAATAGCCTTGTGATGGCTGATGTTTCGACTTTTGAAGAAGGAGTAATAGCAGTCGAGGAGGGGTGTGATCTAATTTCTACAACTCTATCAGGCTATACCTCCTATAGTCCAAAATTAGATGGTCCAGATTTTTCTTTAATAAAAGAACTCACTTCATCCTTTGATGTTCCAGTTGTTGCCGAGGGGAGAATTTCAACACCAGAAGAGGCAGTGATGGCATTTAAGCAGGGGGCTCATTCGGTCGTAGTAGGAACGGCGATTACAAGGCCACAGGTTTTAACAAAAAGGTTTGTAGAGAGCTTGGAAAAAAATAGTCTTAACATAATGTCTTGA
- a CDS encoding DUF4855 domain-containing protein produces MPYFQPNQEAFNFLKHMILVGGNVDNPWGKDDFLHYVTHLDKQGKSDDWMFDSFAFWHFKSPKGGYLYSDVNIGTTKNGEGNFYAVPAPNPGNLADWEAIIDWYFMPDVFADALNQAINAGIETLGSPKHKRNLIITIPYPGPLQSKFGTIDGAPLNFSVQGQNLQHATEARLVACKWFINRVIERFSQQNYEHLHLLGFYWTFETIHRSWDIDDHWLLKELYQYIEQQGKKFFWIPFYSSYNIHQLDNYQDYYFHSAFLQPNYMFYKDFTGVKDAAKAAEERNAGVEMEFYTANNESMAEKAERLKRFDCYLEGGILHKYMKESAIAWFDGGKALYRIYHGSDEKEREYYDKIYQFVNGSYTLS; encoded by the coding sequence TTGCCATATTTTCAACCGAACCAAGAAGCATTTAATTTTCTCAAACATATGATTCTTGTAGGTGGAAATGTCGATAATCCTTGGGGAAAAGATGATTTTTTGCATTATGTTACTCATTTGGATAAGCAGGGGAAGTCAGATGATTGGATGTTTGATAGTTTTGCCTTTTGGCATTTTAAGTCCCCGAAGGGAGGATATCTTTATTCAGATGTGAATATTGGTACAACTAAGAATGGAGAAGGGAATTTTTATGCAGTCCCTGCCCCTAACCCTGGAAATTTAGCAGACTGGGAGGCGATTATTGATTGGTATTTTATGCCTGATGTTTTCGCAGATGCCCTTAATCAAGCAATTAATGCGGGAATTGAGACGCTTGGATCACCTAAACATAAGCGCAATTTAATTATTACGATTCCTTATCCGGGTCCATTACAATCAAAATTTGGAACCATTGATGGAGCTCCATTGAATTTTAGTGTTCAAGGACAGAATTTACAGCATGCAACAGAAGCTCGTTTAGTCGCTTGTAAATGGTTTATAAATAGAGTGATAGAAAGATTTTCGCAGCAAAACTATGAACATCTTCATTTATTAGGATTTTATTGGACATTTGAGACAATACATAGAAGCTGGGATATTGATGATCATTGGCTGTTGAAGGAACTATATCAATACATCGAACAACAAGGTAAAAAGTTCTTTTGGATTCCTTTTTATAGCTCATATAATATTCATCAGCTGGATAACTATCAGGACTATTATTTCCATTCTGCTTTTCTCCAGCCTAATTATATGTTTTATAAAGACTTTACTGGTGTAAAGGATGCTGCAAAGGCAGCAGAGGAAAGGAATGCAGGGGTTGAAATGGAATTCTATACTGCGAATAACGAATCAATGGCAGAGAAAGCGGAACGATTAAAACGATTTGATTGTTATTTAGAGGGAGGGATTCTTCATAAATATATGAAGGAATCGGCTATTGCTTGGTTTGATGGAGGAAAGGCATTATACAGAATCTATCATGGCTCAGATGAAAAAGAAAGAGAATATTATGACAAAATTTATCAATTTGTAAATGGAAGCTACACGTTATCGTAG
- a CDS encoding MurR/RpiR family transcriptional regulator: protein MNTKTISNPIILISTIYKSLTKAEQKVADFVIADTQETVYSSVTDLAEKSGVGETTVIRFCRKLGYRGYQEFKLAIAQNLADPDEQVHGKIEENDNIETILKKITSQNVQTLESTLQLLESQKLDKAVEAIMSANKLYFFGVGSSGLTAFDGKYRFMRLGYHVEQSSDSHIMAMNAALVSKNDVVFGISTSGSTKDVVDAIAIAKENNAFIICITNHAKSPITQYADVILLAASKETPLQGGAFASKIAQLHLLDVLTTIIVLKQKEKTFQSIEKTAKAVLDKMY from the coding sequence ATGAATACAAAAACAATCTCTAATCCAATCATACTCATTTCAACCATTTATAAGTCATTAACTAAAGCAGAACAAAAGGTGGCTGACTTTGTGATTGCGGATACGCAAGAAACCGTCTATTCATCGGTAACGGATCTTGCGGAAAAGTCAGGAGTAGGAGAAACAACCGTCATTCGCTTTTGCAGGAAGCTAGGGTATCGCGGATACCAAGAATTTAAACTGGCAATTGCCCAAAATCTTGCAGACCCAGATGAACAAGTACATGGAAAAATTGAGGAAAATGATAATATTGAAACGATCTTGAAAAAAATTACCTCGCAAAATGTTCAAACATTGGAGAGTACCCTCCAATTATTAGAATCACAAAAACTTGATAAAGCTGTCGAAGCCATTATGTCGGCGAATAAGCTATACTTTTTTGGAGTCGGCTCCTCTGGGCTTACAGCTTTTGATGGAAAATATCGATTTATGAGGTTGGGGTATCATGTAGAACAATCATCAGACTCCCATATTATGGCGATGAATGCAGCTCTTGTCTCAAAAAACGATGTTGTCTTTGGTATTTCAACCTCAGGGAGCACGAAGGATGTTGTGGATGCAATAGCCATAGCAAAGGAAAATAACGCTTTTATCATTTGTATTACAAACCATGCTAAATCACCGATTACTCAATATGCGGATGTTATCTTACTAGCTGCCTCGAAGGAAACTCCACTACAGGGTGGGGCTTTTGCATCAAAAATTGCCCAGTTACATTTACTAGATGTTTTAACAACCATTATCGTATTAAAGCAAAAGGAAAAAACCTTCCAATCAATTGAGAAGACCGCAAAGGCGGTATTGGATAAGATGTACTGA
- a CDS encoding sugar phosphate isomerase/epimerase family protein — translation MKTSVSMYSLHRYVKQENLDVFGFIQYAATIGVDGVELLDIYWKNEQEEIPQVLSLLAENNLQVSAYDITNNFVKPDEKERQHEINRVHQAIDIAKELNTNVVRIFSGDILEGVPFEQGKEWIIESLKECATYAERQGVILGIENHGYFAGRSEQIIELIHTVNSPNILSTLDTGNFLLVDENPNDAVTKVKQYVAHVHFKDFIKMSSDYDGPAFKSLSGNKFLGTVAGEGNVDLNHVISELKNVGYTGWLSVEFEGAEDPKVGTEKSVSKLKKLLPART, via the coding sequence ATGAAAACAAGTGTTAGTATGTATAGTTTACACCGGTATGTGAAACAAGAAAATCTTGATGTGTTTGGGTTTATTCAATATGCGGCTACCATTGGTGTAGATGGGGTTGAATTATTAGATATATATTGGAAAAACGAACAAGAAGAAATCCCGCAAGTTCTTTCCTTATTAGCTGAGAATAACCTCCAAGTAAGTGCTTATGATATAACAAATAATTTTGTTAAGCCGGATGAAAAGGAGAGGCAACATGAAATAAATAGAGTTCATCAGGCGATTGATATTGCAAAGGAATTAAATACAAATGTTGTTCGAATATTTAGTGGGGATATTTTAGAGGGGGTTCCTTTTGAACAAGGGAAAGAGTGGATCATTGAAAGTTTAAAAGAATGTGCAACATATGCTGAACGGCAAGGTGTGATTTTAGGTATTGAAAACCATGGATATTTTGCAGGACGTAGTGAGCAAATTATAGAATTAATTCATACTGTGAATTCACCGAATATTCTTAGCACTCTTGATACAGGTAACTTTCTATTAGTTGATGAGAATCCCAATGATGCTGTTACAAAAGTTAAACAATATGTAGCCCATGTTCATTTTAAAGATTTCATAAAAATGAGCAGTGATTATGATGGCCCTGCCTTTAAATCGTTATCGGGTAACAAGTTTTTAGGAACTGTAGCTGGTGAGGGAAATGTTGATCTCAACCATGTGATTTCTGAATTAAAAAACGTGGGGTATACTGGTTGGTTATCTGTTGAGTTTGAAGGGGCAGAAGATCCTAAAGTAGGAACAGAGAAATCGGTAAGTAAGTTGAAGAAATTACTACCAGCTAGAACATAA
- a CDS encoding YesL family protein: MFKPDSKLYRIMEFIGNFCLLNILWIICSLPLITIFASTTAMYGVIRDWSKNDDPAIIKTFFLNFKKYFMKSLIIGILQSLIMIILVSDFLFVWNMDGTLKYILFPLFIIIGLFFLFISSYLYPLVVDDDRSLKQLIRQSVYLAVTRPAYPTMVLLFASIAVLICTYIHVLPILFAFSITGLIHYQIIQRALGKKDNTSIRVWKGV; this comes from the coding sequence TTGTTTAAACCAGACAGTAAATTATATAGAATCATGGAGTTCATCGGAAACTTTTGTTTACTAAATATTTTATGGATCATCTGCTCACTCCCGTTAATTACAATTTTTGCATCAACCACAGCCATGTATGGAGTGATTAGGGATTGGTCGAAAAATGATGATCCCGCCATAATAAAAACATTTTTTTTAAATTTTAAAAAGTATTTTATGAAAAGTTTGATCATTGGTATTTTACAAAGTCTTATTATGATTATTCTAGTGAGTGATTTCTTGTTCGTTTGGAATATGGATGGAACACTTAAATACATCTTATTCCCGCTGTTTATTATAATCGGTCTCTTTTTTCTATTTATTTCATCTTATCTTTATCCTTTAGTTGTTGATGATGATCGATCACTTAAACAGCTGATCAGGCAATCTGTTTATTTAGCGGTTACTCGACCTGCATATCCAACAATGGTTCTGTTATTTGCTAGTATCGCTGTTCTTATTTGTACATATATTCATGTTCTACCAATATTATTTGCCTTTAGTATTACAGGCCTCATACATTACCAAATTATTCAGCGGGCGCTAGGGAAGAAGGATAATACGAGTATAAGAGTTTGGAAAGGAGTTTGA